The proteins below come from a single Erythrobacter sp. SG61-1L genomic window:
- a CDS encoding SMR family transporter: MPYIYLLIAIVAEVIATTLLKAADGFSKPLPTIGSVIGYAIAFYFLSLTLRTVPTGVAYAIWSGVGIVLITTVAWLLQGQKLDSPALIGMGLITAGVIVMNVFSKTAAH, encoded by the coding sequence ATGCCCTATATCTATCTGCTGATCGCCATCGTGGCGGAAGTCATCGCCACAACGCTGCTCAAGGCGGCAGACGGCTTTTCGAAACCCCTGCCAACCATCGGCTCGGTGATCGGCTATGCCATTGCCTTCTATTTCCTGTCGCTCACGCTGCGCACTGTGCCCACAGGGGTCGCCTATGCGATCTGGTCCGGCGTGGGGATCGTGCTGATCACCACCGTGGCATGGCTGCTTCAGGGCCAGAAGCTCGACAGCCCGGCCCTGATCGGCATGGGCCTGATCACAGCCGGCGTCATCGTGATGAACGTGTTTTCGAAAACCGCCGCGCACTGA
- a CDS encoding helix-turn-helix domain-containing protein, producing METTTTLAQEGTLLSDRNIDVPMEAFVALDVPHSGACRTVTEVLSRVGDKWSMQVVMCLDEGPVRFNQLRRAIDGISQRMLTRTLRGLERDGLVSRAVTPSIPPRVDYSLTPLGHSLKCPVKALGAWAVTNREAIADARAKFDAECDED from the coding sequence ATGGAAACTACTACCACTCTCGCGCAAGAAGGCACTTTATTGTCCGATAGGAACATCGATGTTCCCATGGAGGCCTTCGTCGCCCTCGACGTGCCGCATAGCGGCGCCTGCCGGACCGTTACCGAAGTGCTCAGCCGCGTGGGCGACAAATGGTCAATGCAGGTGGTGATGTGCCTCGATGAAGGGCCGGTGCGCTTCAACCAATTGCGCCGCGCGATTGACGGGATTTCCCAGCGCATGCTGACCCGCACCCTGCGCGGGCTGGAGCGGGATGGGCTGGTGAGCCGCGCGGTCACACCCAGCATTCCGCCGCGGGTGGATTATTCGCTCACACCGCTTGGCCATTCGCTCAAATGCCCGGTGAAGGCGCTGGGCGCCTGGGCCGTGACCAATCGCGAAGCCATCGCGGATGCGCGCGCGAAATTCGATGCGGAATGCGACGAGGATTGA
- a CDS encoding FMN-dependent NADH-azoreductase codes for MKILHIDSATTGPNSVSRELTKAIVDHFTAKNPGAEVSVLDLESNPLPHLTNVTTGAIRMPAEAHTPEMAAAFPAERAVLDQFLASDVVVIGAPMYNFTIPSSLKAWLDRLGVPGVTFSYSEAGPQGLAGGRRVIVASSRGGEYGFDGPMEHQETYLRDMFGFIGVDNVEFIRADKIGYGPEVRAASIAAAKEEIAKL; via the coding sequence ATGAAGATTCTGCATATCGACAGCGCCACGACCGGCCCGAACTCGGTCAGCCGCGAACTTACCAAGGCGATCGTCGATCATTTCACGGCCAAGAATCCCGGTGCTGAAGTCTCGGTTCTGGACCTCGAATCGAACCCGTTGCCGCACCTCACCAATGTGACCACCGGCGCCATCCGCATGCCGGCTGAAGCGCATACCCCCGAAATGGCTGCTGCCTTCCCCGCCGAACGTGCAGTGCTGGACCAGTTCCTGGCTTCCGACGTGGTGGTGATCGGCGCGCCGATGTATAACTTCACCATTCCCAGCTCGCTCAAGGCATGGCTTGACCGTCTCGGCGTGCCGGGTGTGACCTTCAGCTATTCCGAAGCCGGCCCCCAGGGCCTTGCCGGCGGCCGCAGGGTGATCGTCGCTTCCTCGCGCGGCGGGGAATATGGTTTCGACGGCCCGATGGAGCATCAGGAAACCTACCTGCGCGACATGTTCGGCTTCATCGGCGTCGACAATGTCGAATTCATCCGCGCCGACAAGATCGGCTACGGCCCGGAAGTCCGCGCGGCTTCGATTGCAGCAGCCAAGGAAGAGATCGCGAAGCTCTGA
- a CDS encoding PhzF family phenazine biosynthesis protein, with product MSDPILLDLVDVFGSAPLKGNPLAVVRGADGWSGEQMLRLTQWLGFSETTFLLPPTDPAADYRVRIFYPAGELPFAGHPTLGTCHAWLEAGGKPGRDGVVVQECGVGLVEVKQDGAMLSFCAPPLLKGGELSAEERAEAARIAGVEEGAIVSAVHADNGPGWKMLRLRSAEDVLAAKPLSRAPVPTDIGLAGPCAEGSDAAWEIRAFFVNDKGLLVEDPVTGSFNAAAAMYLFGTGLARESYVAAQGRMVGADGRVFCSVDKNNAVWVGGRVATISSGGVVPSFG from the coding sequence GTGAGTGACCCCATCCTGCTCGATCTCGTCGATGTTTTCGGCTCCGCCCCGCTCAAGGGCAATCCGTTGGCGGTGGTGCGCGGGGCGGATGGCTGGAGCGGGGAACAGATGTTGCGGCTGACCCAGTGGCTCGGCTTTTCGGAAACGACCTTCCTCCTGCCGCCCACCGATCCGGCGGCGGATTACCGGGTGCGGATATTCTATCCGGCAGGCGAATTGCCCTTTGCCGGGCATCCCACTCTGGGCACGTGCCATGCGTGGCTGGAAGCAGGCGGCAAGCCGGGCCGGGATGGCGTGGTGGTGCAGGAATGCGGCGTGGGGCTGGTTGAAGTGAAGCAGGACGGCGCGATGCTGTCCTTCTGCGCACCGCCGCTGCTGAAGGGCGGAGAACTCAGCGCGGAAGAACGCGCCGAAGCCGCGCGGATTGCCGGAGTAGAAGAAGGTGCCATCGTCTCCGCCGTCCATGCCGATAACGGCCCCGGCTGGAAGATGCTGCGCCTGCGCTCGGCAGAGGATGTGCTGGCGGCCAAGCCTTTGTCGCGCGCGCCTGTGCCGACCGACATTGGCCTGGCGGGACCCTGTGCCGAAGGATCTGACGCCGCGTGGGAAATCCGCGCCTTCTTCGTCAACGACAAGGGACTGCTGGTGGAAGACCCGGTGACCGGCAGCTTCAACGCGGCAGCGGCCATGTATCTGTTCGGCACCGGCCTCGCGCGGGAAAGCTATGTCGCGGCGCAGGGCCGGATGGTGGGCGCCGATGGGCGAGTGTTCTGCTCGGTGGACAAGAACAATGCGGTGTGGGTCGGGGGCAGGGTGGCCACGATTTCCAGCGGGGGCGTGGTGCCCTCATTCGGATAG
- a CDS encoding class I SAM-dependent methyltransferase, with translation MDPQTAEFYRTRSREWAAALPRELRPELDAFLDGLAPGARILELGCGDGRDAQRMIERGFDVDTSDGVPEMAELASERIGRPVPVMLYEELEAEGEYDAAWCHASLLHVPLADLPGILARIHRALKPGAPFYANYKGGDGGHRDDFGRYYSYLSVADLEAAYRTAADWAELGFVTTQGGSFGGTPTIWHSVTARK, from the coding sequence ATGGACCCGCAGACCGCCGAATTCTACCGCACGCGTTCGCGCGAATGGGCAGCCGCCCTGCCCCGCGAGCTTCGCCCCGAACTCGATGCTTTTCTCGATGGCCTCGCCCCCGGCGCGCGTATCCTTGAGCTGGGCTGCGGTGACGGGCGCGATGCGCAGCGCATGATCGAGCGCGGCTTCGACGTTGATACCAGTGACGGCGTGCCCGAAATGGCTGAGCTCGCCAGCGAGCGGATCGGCCGGCCCGTGCCGGTGATGCTGTATGAGGAACTGGAGGCCGAAGGCGAGTATGACGCAGCATGGTGCCATGCCTCGCTGCTCCACGTCCCGCTGGCCGATCTGCCCGGCATCCTCGCCCGTATTCACCGCGCCCTGAAGCCCGGCGCGCCCTTTTATGCCAATTACAAGGGCGGCGATGGCGGGCACCGAGACGATTTCGGAAGGTATTACAGCTACCTATCCGTGGCCGATCTTGAAGCAGCCTATCGTACGGCGGCCGATTGGGCGGAACTGGGATTCGTCACCACGCAGGGCGGCAGCTTCGGCGGCACGCCCACCATCTGGCACTCAGTAACGGCTCGGAAATAG
- a CDS encoding glycine zipper 2TM domain-containing protein: MKKFMMAIAAAGLVLPAVPAAADPPRHAPAYGYRDKHGHDIYDSKGRYREPRRVSRNDRIWRGNDGRYYCKRDNGTTGLIIGAAGGALVGRAVDTEGDRAVGTILGAAIGGLLGREIDRGEARCR; encoded by the coding sequence ATGAAGAAGTTTATGATGGCCATTGCGGCCGCCGGCCTGGTTCTCCCCGCCGTTCCCGCCGCTGCCGACCCGCCGCGTCACGCCCCGGCCTACGGCTATCGCGACAAGCACGGCCACGACATCTACGACAGCAAAGGCCGCTATCGCGAACCGCGCCGCGTTTCCCGCAACGATCGCATCTGGCGCGGGAACGATGGCCGCTATTACTGCAAGCGCGATAATGGCACGACCGGCCTGATCATCGGTGCCGCAGGTGGCGCTCTGGTCGGCCGCGCGGTGGATACCGAGGGCGATCGTGCCGTCGGCACCATTCTGGGCGCCGCCATCGGCGGTCTGCTGGGCCGCGAGATCGACCGTGGCGAGGCTCGCTGCCGCTAA
- a CDS encoding amidohydrolase family protein, giving the protein MIETPLVSCDDHLDLNMLPADVWTRRMASSWGERAPHIEENERGCHWVCDGQSWGMWSGKPFNFGPGPKPIKTAYDRGGVEDTTQLRAGHPKLRLEDMDRDGVWGHLVFGPVTSIKTDDEALMRACYSSFNDWLYEDFCSAAPDRLIGVAMLPPHPEPAIDELKRLAKRGGVKQANLQIAVAEPRLEDPRWEPLFALLEETGIVLSFHVTVFPSATKAFDKYKGSPGATFLHAKMFIDQFLDPFVDLFAWGILERHPGLKIVIAESGVGWVPWVVEELDYRHYRLWECADYWDDKGGIPHKMKPSEVFQRQVYGTFQQSPTAMRLLEFWGPNNLLWASDYPHPDSIWPNSQSTIARTMGHMNPEDVRKIVGGNAAKLYGLDLSKATVLGKLAIGREAVAA; this is encoded by the coding sequence ATGATCGAAACGCCGCTGGTTTCCTGCGACGATCATCTCGACCTCAACATGCTGCCCGCCGATGTGTGGACCCGCCGCATGGCCTCCAGCTGGGGCGAACGTGCGCCGCATATCGAAGAGAACGAGCGCGGTTGCCACTGGGTGTGCGACGGCCAGAGCTGGGGCATGTGGTCGGGCAAGCCGTTCAATTTCGGCCCCGGCCCCAAGCCGATCAAGACAGCCTATGATCGCGGCGGCGTGGAAGACACGACGCAGCTGCGCGCCGGCCATCCCAAGCTGCGGCTGGAAGACATGGACCGCGACGGCGTGTGGGGCCATCTGGTGTTCGGCCCGGTCACTTCGATCAAGACCGATGACGAGGCGCTGATGCGCGCCTGCTATTCCTCCTTCAATGACTGGCTCTACGAAGATTTCTGCTCCGCCGCGCCAGACCGGCTGATCGGCGTGGCCATGCTGCCCCCGCATCCCGAACCGGCGATTGACGAGTTGAAGCGCCTCGCCAAGCGCGGCGGCGTGAAGCAGGCCAATCTGCAGATCGCCGTGGCCGAACCGCGCCTTGAAGATCCGCGCTGGGAACCGCTTTTCGCGCTGCTGGAAGAAACCGGCATCGTCCTGTCGTTCCACGTCACCGTGTTCCCTTCCGCCACCAAGGCGTTCGACAAATACAAGGGCAGCCCGGGCGCGACCTTCCTTCACGCCAAGATGTTCATCGACCAGTTCCTCGATCCCTTCGTGGATTTGTTCGCCTGGGGCATTCTGGAACGCCATCCGGGCCTGAAGATCGTGATCGCCGAAAGCGGCGTGGGCTGGGTTCCCTGGGTGGTCGAGGAATTGGACTATCGCCATTATCGCCTGTGGGAATGCGCCGATTACTGGGACGACAAGGGCGGCATCCCGCACAAGATGAAGCCTTCCGAAGTGTTCCAGCGGCAGGTCTACGGCACCTTCCAGCAGAGCCCCACAGCCATGCGGCTGCTCGAATTCTGGGGGCCGAACAATCTCCTGTGGGCCAGCGACTATCCTCACCCGGATTCGATCTGGCCGAACAGCCAGTCCACCATCGCCAGGACGATGGGCCACATGAACCCGGAAGACGTGCGCAAGATCGTCGGCGGCAATGCGGCCAAGCTCTATGGGCTGGACCTGAGCAAGGCGACCGTGCTGGGCAAGCTGGCCATCGGTCGGGAGGCTGTAGCGGCGTAA
- a CDS encoding carotenoid oxygenase family protein: MAHYPDTPGFTGVLRPIRLEGDILDVEIEGEIPSQLNGTFHRVHPDAQFPPKFENDQFFNGDGMVSMFHFHDGKVDFKQRYAQTDKWKAEREAGRSLFGAYRNPLTDEDSVQGMIRGTANTNVMVHAGKLYAMKEDSPCLIMDPLTLETEGYTDFGGKIKNQTFSAHAKIDPVTGNFCNFGYAATGLFTTDCSYFEIDPEGNVLFETFFTVPYYCMMHDYGLTEDYAIFHIVPSTGNWDRLKAGKPHFGFDKTLPVYLGILPRGSGVTNKDMRWFKAPKTIFASHVMNAFQNGTKIHFDVPQAEGNSFPFFPDIHDDSFDPVAALPYLHRWTVDMGSNGEEFESVEKLTDWIDEFPRIDERYVGQPYRHGWGLVMDPEMPMEFLRGRASGFKMNKIGHWDHATGKQDFWWAGPQSIVQEPCFVPRHKDSAEGDGYIIALVDNLITNYSDLVVLDALHMSEGPIGRAKLPIRIRSGLHGNWADGSKLPN; this comes from the coding sequence TTGGCTCACTATCCCGACACACCCGGCTTCACCGGCGTGCTCCGCCCCATCCGCCTTGAGGGCGATATTCTCGACGTGGAGATCGAGGGCGAGATTCCTTCCCAGCTCAACGGCACTTTCCACCGCGTCCATCCCGATGCGCAATTTCCGCCCAAGTTCGAGAACGATCAGTTCTTCAATGGCGATGGCATGGTCAGCATGTTCCATTTCCATGACGGCAAGGTGGATTTCAAGCAGCGCTATGCCCAGACCGACAAGTGGAAGGCAGAGCGTGAGGCAGGGCGGAGCCTGTTCGGTGCCTATCGCAACCCGCTGACCGACGAGGACAGCGTGCAGGGCATGATCCGCGGCACGGCCAACACCAATGTGATGGTCCATGCGGGCAAGCTCTATGCGATGAAGGAAGACAGCCCCTGCCTGATCATGGACCCGCTGACGCTGGAGACCGAGGGTTACACCGATTTCGGCGGCAAGATCAAAAACCAGACCTTTTCCGCCCATGCCAAGATCGATCCGGTGACGGGCAATTTCTGCAATTTCGGCTATGCGGCCACCGGCCTGTTCACCACCGATTGCAGCTATTTCGAGATCGATCCCGAAGGCAATGTGCTGTTCGAGACCTTCTTCACCGTGCCCTATTACTGCATGATGCACGATTACGGCCTGACAGAAGATTACGCGATCTTCCACATCGTGCCCTCCACCGGCAATTGGGACCGGCTGAAGGCAGGCAAACCGCATTTCGGCTTCGACAAGACGCTGCCTGTCTATCTGGGCATCCTGCCGCGCGGCAGCGGGGTGACGAACAAGGACATGCGCTGGTTCAAGGCGCCCAAGACGATCTTCGCCAGCCATGTGATGAACGCCTTCCAGAACGGCACGAAGATCCACTTCGACGTGCCGCAGGCCGAAGGGAACAGCTTCCCCTTCTTCCCCGACATTCATGACGACAGCTTCGATCCGGTGGCGGCGCTGCCCTATCTGCACCGCTGGACGGTGGACATGGGATCGAATGGCGAGGAGTTCGAATCCGTCGAGAAGCTGACCGACTGGATCGACGAATTCCCCCGGATCGACGAACGCTATGTCGGCCAGCCCTATCGCCATGGCTGGGGGCTGGTGATGGACCCGGAAATGCCGATGGAATTCCTGCGCGGGCGGGCCTCGGGCTTCAAGATGAACAAGATCGGCCACTGGGACCATGCCACCGGCAAGCAGGATTTCTGGTGGGCCGGGCCGCAGTCCATCGTGCAGGAACCCTGCTTCGTGCCGCGCCACAAGGATAGCGCGGAAGGCGATGGCTACATCATTGCCTTGGTGGACAATCTGATCACCAATTACAGCGATCTGGTGGTGCTGGATGCGCTGCACATGAGCGAGGGCCCGATTGGCCGGGCCAAACTGCCGATCCGGATCCGTTCCGGCCTGCATGGCAATTGGGCGGATGGATCGAAACTGCCGAACTGA
- a CDS encoding MOSC domain-containing protein, whose protein sequence is MAYRIEAILTGKPVPFRGEEKSAIAKQPAPGPVAVGPMGLAGDEQADRVHHGGTHMAVHHYPLDHYEGWREELDGHPLLAAPGAFGENVSTLGLTESTVLIGDRYRLGSALVEVSQGRQPCWKIDHKFERKGITASVLKSGRCGWYYRVLEPGTVAAGDSFVLETPGHKGWSVERVFALMFHKGADLGELAELAELDALSPEWRTRAAAKVG, encoded by the coding sequence GTGGCATACCGGATCGAAGCCATCCTCACCGGCAAACCCGTGCCTTTTCGCGGCGAGGAAAAGAGCGCCATCGCCAAACAGCCCGCCCCCGGCCCCGTTGCGGTCGGCCCGATGGGTCTGGCGGGGGACGAACAGGCAGACCGGGTGCATCACGGCGGCACGCATATGGCAGTGCACCACTATCCGCTGGACCATTACGAAGGCTGGCGCGAAGAACTGGACGGCCATCCGCTGCTCGCCGCGCCGGGCGCCTTTGGCGAGAATGTCTCCACTCTCGGCCTGACTGAAAGCACCGTGCTGATCGGTGACCGCTATCGCCTGGGCAGCGCACTGGTGGAAGTCAGCCAGGGCCGCCAGCCCTGCTGGAAGATCGACCACAAGTTCGAGCGCAAGGGCATCACCGCCAGCGTGCTGAAAAGCGGCCGCTGCGGCTGGTACTACCGCGTGCTTGAACCGGGCACGGTGGCCGCGGGCGACAGCTTCGTGCTGGAGACACCCGGCCACAAGGGCTGGAGCGTCGAGCGGGTGTTCGCCCTGATGTTCCACAAGGGCGCGGATCTCGGCGAACTGGCGGAACTTGCCGAACTGGATGCGCTTTCGCCCGAATGGCGGACAAGGGCTGCGGCCAAGGTTGGGTGA
- a CDS encoding SDR family oxidoreductase, translating into MTRPAVLVTGGAKRIGAAIVRRFASDGWHVVIHCNRSRGEADVLAAALPSAEVVVCDLIDSEAAIAMIESLAARLPDWRVLVNSASIFVPDEATGLDPETSRLSMRINAVSPVRMSQAFLANARSPAGRKVIDITDQKLANPNPDFFSYTMSKHALAATIPMLAMADRRRRDRIYGLAPGAILPSHDQTPQEFEVSGRLNLLNRLTSAKEVADAAYFLAQGWLESGTTLFVDSGQHLLSQPRDVLYLAREEDRP; encoded by the coding sequence ATGACCCGGCCCGCTGTCCTTGTAACCGGCGGTGCGAAACGGATCGGCGCGGCGATCGTGCGGCGGTTCGCCAGCGATGGCTGGCATGTGGTGATCCACTGCAATCGCTCTCGCGGCGAGGCCGATGTGCTGGCCGCCGCCCTGCCCTCGGCCGAAGTGGTGGTGTGCGATCTGATCGACAGCGAAGCGGCCATCGCCATGATCGAAAGCCTCGCCGCCCGGCTGCCGGACTGGCGGGTGCTGGTCAATTCCGCCTCGATCTTCGTGCCGGACGAAGCAACCGGGCTGGACCCTGAAACCAGCCGCCTTTCCATGCGCATCAATGCCGTATCGCCGGTGCGCATGTCGCAGGCCTTCCTCGCCAATGCGCGCAGCCCCGCCGGGCGCAAGGTGATCGACATCACCGATCAGAAGCTGGCCAATCCGAACCCGGATTTCTTCTCCTACACCATGAGCAAGCACGCGCTGGCCGCCACCATTCCCATGCTGGCAATGGCCGACCGGCGCCGGCGCGACCGGATTTATGGCCTTGCCCCCGGCGCGATCCTGCCCAGCCATGACCAGACGCCGCAGGAATTCGAAGTATCGGGCCGCCTCAACCTGCTGAATCGCCTGACCAGCGCGAAGGAAGTGGCCGATGCGGCCTATTTCCTCGCACAGGGCTGGCTGGAAAGCGGCACCACCCTGTTCGTCGATTCCGGCCAGCATCTGCTTTCCCAGCCTCGCGATGTGCTCTATCTAGCCCGCGAGGAGGACCGGCCTTGA
- a CDS encoding cytochrome b/b6 domain-containing protein, whose translation MKKPAPKRKHALTTRLWHWLNAVCLVVLFMSGLGISNAHPRLYWGAWGFERSEAWLHLIRFPNWITIPGYYSLAEARLWHLLFAWPFAFGLLLFMLASLVNRHFVRDLVTRLSEWRWPAIREDIVKHLRLDFEHHGTKFNFLQKLSYGVVIFILLPLMIFTGLAMSPGMDANWPWLLDIFFGRQSARSIHFLCAWTLVGFLLLHVVLVLLSGPIGQIRDMITGGRVKEDRP comes from the coding sequence TTGAAGAAGCCCGCCCCGAAGAGGAAACACGCCCTGACAACGCGCCTGTGGCACTGGCTGAATGCCGTGTGCCTGGTGGTATTGTTCATGTCGGGCCTTGGCATCTCCAACGCCCACCCCCGCCTCTATTGGGGCGCCTGGGGCTTCGAGCGCTCGGAGGCATGGCTGCATCTGATCCGCTTCCCCAACTGGATCACCATTCCCGGCTATTACAGCCTTGCCGAAGCGCGCCTTTGGCACCTGCTGTTCGCATGGCCTTTCGCCTTCGGGCTGCTGCTGTTCATGCTCGCTTCGCTGGTGAACCGGCATTTCGTGCGCGATCTGGTAACCCGCCTTTCCGAATGGCGCTGGCCCGCGATCCGCGAGGATATCGTCAAGCATCTGAGGCTGGATTTCGAACATCACGGCACGAAGTTCAATTTCCTCCAGAAGCTGAGCTACGGCGTGGTGATCTTCATCCTGCTGCCGCTGATGATCTTCACCGGCCTTGCCATGAGCCCGGGCATGGATGCCAACTGGCCCTGGCTGCTGGACATCTTCTTCGGCCGCCAGAGCGCGCGCTCGATCCACTTCCTTTGTGCATGGACGCTGGTGGGTTTCCTGCTGCTGCATGTGGTGCTGGTGCTGCTTTCCGGCCCCATCGGCCAGATCCGCGACATGATCACCGGCGGGCGAGTGAAGGAGGATAGGCCATGA
- a CDS encoding molybdopterin-binding protein, with amino-acid sequence MKRRSVLAGAMAFFATGCSKLAESGPVSSLLSSVENWNKGLHELLGRRKALAPEFQLDDISPVFRGNGTTDPDDEAYKAHVAAGFADWRLDVTGLVATPLSLTLEDVKALPQRTQITRHDCVEGWSAIGQWTGPQLAHILEKAGLRPEARFIVFHCADMLNGSAYYESVDLIDAFHPQTIIAHSLNGEPLPVKNGAPLRMRIERQLGYKHAKYLRGIEAVASLDEIGSGKGGYWEDRTGYQWYAGI; translated from the coding sequence ATGAAGCGCCGCTCCGTCCTCGCAGGCGCCATGGCCTTTTTCGCCACGGGCTGTTCCAAACTGGCGGAAAGCGGGCCGGTTTCCTCCCTGCTTTCCTCGGTGGAAAACTGGAACAAGGGCCTGCATGAACTGCTGGGCCGCCGCAAGGCGCTGGCCCCGGAGTTCCAGCTGGACGATATTTCGCCCGTCTTCCGCGGCAATGGCACGACCGATCCCGACGACGAGGCCTACAAGGCCCATGTCGCAGCGGGCTTTGCCGATTGGCGGCTGGATGTGACCGGGCTTGTCGCCACGCCGCTCTCGCTCACTCTGGAAGATGTGAAGGCCCTGCCCCAGCGCACCCAGATCACTCGCCACGATTGCGTGGAGGGGTGGAGCGCCATCGGCCAGTGGACCGGGCCGCAACTGGCGCATATCCTTGAAAAGGCCGGCCTCCGGCCGGAAGCGCGCTTCATCGTGTTCCACTGCGCCGACATGCTGAACGGCAGTGCCTATTATGAAAGCGTGGATCTGATCGATGCCTTCCACCCGCAGACGATCATCGCCCACAGCCTCAATGGCGAACCGCTGCCGGTGAAGAACGGTGCCCCGCTGCGCATGCGGATCGAGCGGCAATTGGGCTACAAACACGCCAAATATCTCAGGGGGATCGAAGCAGTCGCCAGCCTGGACGAGATCGGTTCCGGCAAGGGCGGCTATTGGGAAGATCGCACCGGTTACCAATGGTATGCCGGTATCTGA